Below is a genomic region from Rhodospirillum centenum SW.
CCCCACCTCCGCCGTGCCGCCCAGGATGCCGGCCAGCGGCGGCAGCAGGACGAGCACCAGCACCGTCGCCAGATCCTCCACCACCAGCCAGCCCACGGCGATGCGGCCGTTCATGCTCTCCAGCACGCCCCGCGCCTCCAGCGCCTTCAGCAGCACGACGGTGCTGGCGCAGGAGAGCGACAGGCCGAAGACGAGGCCGCTGCCCCAGCTCCATCCCCACCACATGGCCGCCACCAGGCCCAGCACGGTCGCCAGCCCCATCTGCGCCACCGCACCCGGCACGGCGATGCGCCGGACCGCCAGCAGGTCGCCGAGCGAGAAGTGTAGCCCGACGCCGAACATCAGCAGCATGACCCCGATCTCGGAGAGCTGCGCCGCGAGATGAACGTCGGCCACGAAGCCGGGCGTGCCCGGCCCGATCAGGATGCCGGCGACCAGATAGCCGACCAGCGCGGGCATCCGGGCCCTTTCGGCCAGGAACCCGAGCACGAGGGCGATGCCGAAACCGGCGGCGAGGGTGGTGATGAGGGAGATGTTGTGTTCCATCCAGTCTTTCTTCGGCTGTGGGTGGGCGAAAAGGTCGATGCTCCGGGGAGGAGGGCCGCGCCGCCGGCGCGATCCGCCGGGCGGGCATCTCCTTCCCGGCGCTGCTGGGCGATGCCGGAGGTCTGCCGGAACCGGGTCTGGCCGGTCCGGGCTGTGCGAGTCAGTATCACCCGCCCACCGGACTGGCACAACCGCCAATGTCCGGCGGGGCCGCCGCCGGGCGGTGTGCCGCAGTTCTGCGGCGGGGCCGCGCGGCCGGATGGGCCGGAAACGGAAACGCCCGCCATGCGGCGGGCGTCCGGAAGCGGCGATGCGGGGGTGGGGCGGCCTCTTCGGCCCGGCCCTCAGCCCTTCTGCTTGGCGATGGTGCCCAGGCGCAGGCGCAGCGCGTTCAGCTTGATGAAGCCTTCCGCGTCCTTCTGGTTGTAGACGCTGTCCGCCTCGAACGTCACATAGTCCAGGCGGTAGAGGCTGTTCGGGCTCTGGCGGCCGACGACGCGGGCGCTGCCCTTGAACAGCTTCAGCCGGACGACGCCGTTCACCCGCGCCTGGGTGGAGTCGATCAGCGCCTGCAGCGCCTCCCGCTCCGGGCTGAACCAGAAGCCGTTGTAGATCAGCTTGGCGTAGCGCGGCATCACCTCGTCCTTGAGGTGCATGGCCTCGCGGTCCAGCGTGATGCTCTCCATGCCGCGGTGGGCGACGGACAGCAGCGTGCCGCCCGGCGTCTCGTAGACGCCGCGGGACTTCATGCCGACGAAGCGGTTCTCCACCAGATCCAGGCGGCCGATGCCGTGCTTGCCGCCCAGCCGGTTCAGCTCGGTCAGCAGCGCCGCGGGCGACAGACGCTGGCCGTTCACGGCGACCGGGTCGCCCTTGGCGAACTCGATCTCGACATATTCCGGCTCGTCCGGGGCCTTCTCCGGCGCCACGGAGCGGGTGAACATGTCCTCGTCGGGCTCGACCCAGGGGTCCTCCAGCGCCTTGCCCTCATAGGAGATGTGCAGCAGGTTGGCGTCCGTGCTGTAGGGCGCCTCGCCGCGCTTGTCCTTGGCGATGGGGATCTGGTGCTTCTCGGCGAAGTCCAAGAGGGCCGTGCGGCTGTTGAGCTGCCATTCGCGCCAGGGCGCGATCACCCGCACGTCCGGCTTCAGGGCGTAGTAGCCCAGCTCGAAGCGCACCTGGTCGTTGCCCTTGCCGGTGGCGCCGTGCGCCACGGCGTCGGCGCCCACCAGATTGGCGATCTCGATCTGGCGCTTGGAGATCAGCGGCCGGGCGATCGAGGTGCCGAGCAGGTAGGTGCCCTCGTACAGCGTGTTCGCCCGGAACATCGGGAAGACGAAGTCCCGCACGAACTCCTCGCGCAGGTCGTCGATGAAGATGTTCTCCGGCCTGATGCCCAGCATCTGCGCCTTGGCGCGGGCGGGCTCCAGCTCCTCTCCCTGGCCGAGGTCGGCGGTGAAGGTCACCACCTCGCATCGGTAGGTTTCCTGCAACCATTTCAGGATGACGGAGGTATCCAGGCCGCCGGAATAGGCGAGCACGACTTTCTTGACGCCGCTGGTCATTGCCGGGGGGTCCCGCTGGGTGGAAGAACGGGCGCGGACGTTAGCCCCCGGGCGCCGGCCTGTCCAGACCGGCGCTGCACCCGCCGCACCCGGACAGGCATCCGCGGCGCGGGGGCCTGCGCGACGGGAGCGGCCGCGCGGGGTTGATGGTGAGGACCCGGCCCCCGTACCGTGCCCCGAATGCAGGGAGACCCGTTGCCATGACCCGACCCGGCGAGCCCCCTTCGGACCCGGCTTCTTCCGGCCTGACCCGCTCCGGCTGGCTGCTGATCGGCGTGCTGCTGGCGCTGCTGGCGCTCGCCGTCGCCCTGGCGGTGCGGGCCTGGACGGCGGGGGCGGAACTGGCCGGGGAGGCGGGCGACATCCCCCTGGCCGGGGGGCTGGCCCTGCTGCTGGGCGTGGTCGGCACGCTGGCGCTGGGCGGCGGGCTGATGGCGCTGGTCTTCTTCAGCGCCCGCAGCGGCCATGACGACGCCGTCCAGGACGAGGCCCGGCTGGAGCGGCGGCGCCAGGGAGCGGACCGCGAGGGCGGGGGCTACGCGCCGGGCGAGGACTGATCGCGCCAGACGCCGCGGCGCTGCATCACCTGCTTCAGCAGGGTGGGGCGGTCGGTCATGATGCCGTCCACGCCCAGGTCCAGCAGGCGCTCCATCTCCGCCGGGTCGTCGATGGTCCAGACATGCACCGGCTGGCCGCGGGACCGGGCGGCGCGCAGGAAGGCGGGGGTGACAAGCTCCACCCCGTACTGCCGGACCGGGATCTGGTAGCAGTGCGGGGCCGTGGGGCCGACCGGCAGGCCCCGGCCCGACAGCCAGGCCCGCGCCACCTCCGCCGGCCCGGCGGAGGTGCAGAGCCGTGGCCCGAAGCGGCGGCGCAGCCGCGCCAGCCGCGCCCCGGAGAAGGAGCCGACGCAGACCCGGTCGAACGCCGCGTGGCGTTCCAGCGCGTCCGCCAGCGCGTCGGCGGCGGCGTCGGTCTTGGGGTCGATGTTGAAGCGGACGCCGGGAAAGCTCTCCAGCAGCGCGTCGAAGAGCGGGATTCCCTCGCCCGCGCCCAGGATGCGGGCGCTGCGCAGCCCGGCCCAGTCATGCTCGGCCGGGCGGCCCGGCAGGCCGGTCAGGCGCTCCAGCGTGTCGTCGTGGAAGACCAGCAGCACCCCGTCGCGGGTGGCGTGGACATCCGTCTCGATATGGCGGTAGCCCAGGGCGGCCGCGTGGGCGAAGGCGGCCAGCGTGTTCTCCGGCGCCTCCAGCCCGCCGCCGCGGTGCGCGAAGGCGACCGGGGCCGGCGTGTCCAGACAGGGATGCGCGGCCACCGGGTCCGGCTCAGTCCCGGCCGGCATCCTGGTCGCCCTCCGGGGCCGCCGGAACCGGCTGGCGCGGCCAGCGGGTGAAGGCGACGATCCAGAGCCCCAGCATCAGCACATAGGGGAAGAACCCCAGCAGCGCCCAGATCGGGTTGCGCCCGGTCTTGCCCAGCGCCACCCCGGCCATGCAGACCGTCCAGGTGACCGCCAGGATCGGCACCAGATAGGCCGCCCATTCCGGCAGGGCCGTCAGGAACAGCATCTGTCCGCCATAGTCCTGCATGATCCCCTCCCTCAGCCGCGGCCGGCGGCGGCGCGGGCTTCCCGCTCCCGCCGCAGGCGCTCGCGGGTGTGCAGCCGCTCCGGCCGCGGCGGCAGGGTCGGCCAGCGCACGACGGCCAGATAGGTGGCGAACACCGGCCAGCCCAGGA
It encodes:
- a CDS encoding glycerophosphodiester phosphodiesterase, producing the protein MPAGTEPDPVAAHPCLDTPAPVAFAHRGGGLEAPENTLAAFAHAAALGYRHIETDVHATRDGVLLVFHDDTLERLTGLPGRPAEHDWAGLRSARILGAGEGIPLFDALLESFPGVRFNIDPKTDAAADALADALERHAAFDRVCVGSFSGARLARLRRRFGPRLCTSAGPAEVARAWLSGRGLPVGPTAPHCYQIPVRQYGVELVTPAFLRAARSRGQPVHVWTIDDPAEMERLLDLGVDGIMTDRPTLLKQVMQRRGVWRDQSSPGA
- a CDS encoding argininosuccinate synthase → MTSGVKKVVLAYSGGLDTSVILKWLQETYRCEVVTFTADLGQGEELEPARAKAQMLGIRPENIFIDDLREEFVRDFVFPMFRANTLYEGTYLLGTSIARPLISKRQIEIANLVGADAVAHGATGKGNDQVRFELGYYALKPDVRVIAPWREWQLNSRTALLDFAEKHQIPIAKDKRGEAPYSTDANLLHISYEGKALEDPWVEPDEDMFTRSVAPEKAPDEPEYVEIEFAKGDPVAVNGQRLSPAALLTELNRLGGKHGIGRLDLVENRFVGMKSRGVYETPGGTLLSVAHRGMESITLDREAMHLKDEVMPRYAKLIYNGFWFSPEREALQALIDSTQARVNGVVRLKLFKGSARVVGRQSPNSLYRLDYVTFEADSVYNQKDAEGFIKLNALRLRLGTIAKQKG